The following proteins come from a genomic window of Microbacterium sulfonylureivorans:
- a CDS encoding sugar nucleotide-binding protein, translating to MAAASLRITHTEVPGLLVAELPVHADSRGWFKENWQREKMTAAGLPDFGPVQHNISFNAAVGTTRGIHAEPWDKWVSVACGRVFGAWVDLREGPTFGARFTIELDPSRAVFVPRGVGNAYQTLEAGTAYSYLVNDHWSPDAEYSFLNLADETADIPWPIALTSSEISEKDRAHPRLRDVVPLPPRRMLVVGAGGQLGSALRTALGTTSHIEFADRSTLDVTDPAVLTARRWRDYSTIVNAAAFTSVDRAETPEGRRLAWNVNVGGAAHLARIAIENGLTLVHISSDYVFDGTSQRPYLEDDALSPLGVYGQTKAAADAVVSTVPRHYILRTSWVIGEGANFVRTMRALADRGVDPAVVDDQIGRLTFTADLARAIELLLTSRADFGVYNVTGGGPPMTWADIARAVFTMTGHDPARVRRVSTADYSAGASTHLAPRPLYSVLDLDKITRAGFTPADARASLASYLDPGSAPV from the coding sequence ATGGCAGCCGCGTCCCTCCGCATCACCCATACGGAAGTTCCCGGGCTGCTGGTGGCCGAACTCCCGGTTCACGCTGACTCCCGGGGATGGTTCAAGGAGAACTGGCAACGGGAGAAGATGACGGCCGCCGGCCTCCCCGACTTCGGCCCCGTCCAGCACAACATCTCGTTCAACGCCGCCGTCGGGACGACCCGCGGGATCCACGCGGAACCATGGGACAAGTGGGTCTCGGTCGCATGCGGTCGAGTGTTCGGCGCTTGGGTCGACCTGCGCGAGGGTCCCACCTTCGGCGCACGGTTCACCATCGAATTGGATCCCTCCCGAGCGGTCTTCGTTCCGCGCGGTGTGGGCAACGCGTACCAGACACTCGAGGCCGGCACGGCGTACAGCTACCTCGTGAACGACCACTGGTCACCCGACGCGGAGTACTCGTTCCTCAATCTCGCCGACGAGACCGCCGACATCCCCTGGCCCATCGCGCTGACGTCCTCGGAGATCTCGGAGAAGGACCGGGCACACCCCCGGCTCCGCGATGTCGTCCCCCTTCCACCCCGCAGGATGCTGGTCGTGGGTGCCGGCGGTCAGCTCGGAAGCGCCCTGCGGACGGCGTTGGGCACGACGTCCCACATCGAGTTCGCCGACCGCTCGACCCTCGATGTCACAGACCCCGCCGTGCTCACCGCGAGACGCTGGCGGGACTACTCGACGATCGTGAACGCGGCCGCCTTCACCTCGGTCGATCGTGCCGAGACCCCCGAGGGACGCCGGCTCGCCTGGAACGTGAACGTGGGCGGGGCGGCACACCTCGCTCGCATCGCGATCGAGAACGGGCTCACCCTTGTTCACATCTCGAGCGACTACGTCTTCGACGGCACATCTCAGCGGCCCTACCTGGAAGACGATGCGCTCAGTCCGCTCGGCGTCTACGGACAGACGAAGGCGGCGGCCGACGCCGTCGTCTCGACAGTGCCTCGCCACTACATCCTGCGCACATCCTGGGTGATCGGCGAGGGCGCGAACTTCGTCCGGACGATGAGGGCGCTCGCAGATCGCGGCGTGGATCCCGCTGTCGTCGACGACCAGATCGGCCGGCTCACCTTCACTGCCGACCTCGCGCGCGCCATCGAGCTCCTGCTCACGTCCCGGGCTGACTTCGGTGTCTACAACGTGACAGGCGGTGGGCCACCGATGACCTGGGCAGACATCGCGCGTGCGGTGTTCACGATGACCGGACACGACCCGGCGCGCGTGCGGCGGGTCTCGACCGCGGACTATTCCGCGGGAGCGAGCACGCACCTCGCACCCCGTCCCCTCTACAGCGTCCTCGACCTGGACAAGATCACGCGCGCGGGCTTCACACCCGCCGACGCGCGCGCTTCACTCGCGTCGTACCTGGATCCGGGCTCCGCCCCGGTCTGA
- a CDS encoding FG-GAP-like repeat-containing protein: protein MRTRAIAIALTFLLVVSGAVIAAPAAHAATGAASTVFSLTNQQRAKAGLKPLISDAALDEAARAWAKHLADSCTFAHSSASWRDSRTSRSGWAATGENIAAGQSTPERVVAAWMASSGHRANILHPRYTGVGVGFAKGTCYSTYWVQIFAWSKSGAAPGAGDVNGDFDADVIAHNSAGQLIAYRGDGRGGWDGTNVVGSSWNASDDFITLGDFTGDGIGDIGRISRDGVFHLLPGTGTKGYGTAKQIGKGWSVYNTVVGGVDFNGDGKTDVLARRADGALVLYRGNGKGGWISGVIKVGSGWGSMTAIFYAGDFNGDGKGDVLARRSDGTLWMYPTTGKSGWGTPKKIGTGWRGMTAVFSPGDFDGSGKPDVLARRSDGVLVLYRGNGKGGWGSVSVVGHGWGSMRQIG from the coding sequence ATGCGTACGCGCGCGATTGCGATCGCTTTGACGTTTCTGCTGGTCGTGAGCGGAGCGGTCATCGCCGCCCCCGCCGCTCACGCCGCCACCGGAGCAGCGTCGACGGTCTTCAGCCTGACGAACCAGCAACGGGCGAAGGCAGGGTTGAAGCCGCTCATCTCGGATGCCGCCCTCGACGAAGCGGCCAGAGCCTGGGCGAAGCACCTGGCCGACTCGTGCACCTTCGCCCACAGCTCGGCGAGCTGGCGAGACTCTCGGACGTCGCGGTCGGGATGGGCGGCCACCGGAGAGAACATCGCCGCGGGGCAGTCGACCCCCGAGCGAGTGGTGGCGGCGTGGATGGCATCTTCCGGGCACCGGGCGAACATCCTTCACCCTCGCTACACGGGGGTCGGCGTCGGCTTCGCGAAGGGCACCTGCTACTCGACGTACTGGGTCCAGATCTTCGCGTGGAGCAAGAGCGGCGCCGCTCCAGGAGCGGGCGACGTGAACGGCGACTTCGACGCCGACGTCATCGCGCACAACAGCGCGGGCCAGCTGATCGCCTACCGCGGCGACGGCCGGGGCGGCTGGGACGGCACGAACGTCGTCGGCAGCTCCTGGAACGCCTCCGACGACTTCATCACCCTCGGCGACTTCACCGGCGACGGCATCGGCGACATCGGGAGGATCAGCCGCGACGGCGTCTTCCACCTGCTCCCCGGGACCGGCACGAAGGGATACGGCACGGCGAAGCAGATCGGCAAGGGCTGGTCCGTCTACAACACCGTCGTGGGCGGAGTCGACTTCAACGGCGACGGGAAGACCGATGTCCTCGCCCGCCGCGCGGATGGCGCCCTGGTCCTCTACCGCGGGAACGGGAAGGGAGGATGGATTTCCGGGGTCATCAAGGTCGGCTCAGGCTGGGGGTCGATGACCGCGATCTTCTACGCGGGCGACTTCAACGGCGACGGCAAGGGTGACGTGCTCGCCAGGCGCTCCGACGGCACACTGTGGATGTACCCGACGACGGGGAAGAGCGGATGGGGCACGCCGAAGAAGATCGGCACGGGGTGGCGCGGCATGACCGCCGTCTTCAGTCCCGGCGACTTCGACGGCTCCGGCAAGCCCGATGTGCTCGCTCGACGCAGCGACGGTGTACTGGTCCTCTACCGCGGAAACGGCAAGGGAGGGTGGGGCAGCGTCTCCGTGGTCGGCCACGGATGGGGCTCGATGCGGCAGATCGGGTGA
- the wecB gene encoding non-hydrolyzing UDP-N-acetylglucosamine 2-epimerase, translating into MKIVSVVGARPQFVKLAPIQKAAKAAGVEHVIVHTGQHYDPMLSDVFFEDLGIGAPDVHLGVGSGSHGVQTGAMLAALDAVFDEHRPDWVLVYGDTNSTVAAALSAVKMHIPVAHLEAGLRSFNRRMPEEHNRVMTDHAADLLLAPTQVAVDHLAAEGLADRTVLVGDVMTDVLFEVRDQVGAAESKLVREFGLEPGGYYVATIHRAENTDDPARLAEVATSLAGLDKPVILLAHPRVVAKAAAHGISLTQGSLVARAPFAYPDLISAVLSSAGVVTDSGGLQKEAFLLRVPCTTVRTETEWVETVELGWNVLANTAEEIAAAVGRPRPADTEAAPYGDGHAAERVVETLLARA; encoded by the coding sequence GTGAAGATCGTCAGCGTCGTCGGCGCCCGCCCTCAGTTCGTCAAGCTCGCGCCGATCCAGAAAGCGGCGAAGGCTGCCGGCGTCGAGCACGTGATCGTGCACACCGGGCAGCACTACGACCCGATGCTCTCCGACGTCTTCTTCGAGGATCTCGGGATCGGAGCACCCGACGTGCACCTCGGCGTCGGCAGCGGCTCGCACGGAGTGCAGACCGGCGCCATGCTGGCGGCGCTCGACGCCGTCTTCGACGAGCACCGCCCGGACTGGGTCCTCGTCTACGGCGACACGAACTCGACCGTTGCGGCGGCTCTCAGCGCCGTGAAGATGCACATCCCGGTGGCGCACCTGGAGGCCGGTCTGCGCAGCTTCAACCGCCGCATGCCCGAGGAGCACAACCGTGTGATGACCGATCACGCCGCGGACCTGCTCCTCGCGCCCACCCAGGTCGCGGTGGACCACCTCGCCGCCGAGGGACTCGCAGATCGCACGGTGCTCGTCGGCGACGTCATGACGGACGTACTGTTCGAGGTTCGCGACCAGGTCGGCGCGGCAGAGTCGAAGCTGGTGCGCGAGTTCGGCCTCGAACCGGGCGGCTACTACGTCGCGACGATCCATCGTGCCGAGAACACCGACGACCCCGCCCGCCTCGCCGAGGTCGCGACGAGCCTCGCCGGCCTCGACAAGCCTGTGATCCTGCTGGCCCACCCCCGCGTCGTCGCGAAGGCCGCCGCGCACGGCATCTCGCTGACACAGGGCTCGCTCGTCGCACGCGCTCCCTTCGCCTACCCCGACCTGATCTCCGCCGTGCTGTCCAGCGCGGGAGTCGTCACGGACTCCGGCGGACTGCAGAAGGAGGCGTTCCTGCTTCGCGTGCCGTGCACCACCGTGCGCACCGAGACGGAGTGGGTGGAGACGGTGGAGCTGGGGTGGAACGTCCTCGCGAACACGGCCGAGGAGATCGCCGCCGCCGTCGGGCGTCCGAGGCCGGCAGACACCGAGGCGGCACCGTACGGTGACGGGCATGCGGCCGAGCGGGTCGTCGAGACCCTGCTCGCGCGGGCCTGA
- a CDS encoding nucleotide sugar dehydrogenase, with amino-acid sequence MRIAVVALGKIGLPLAVQFADSGHDVIGVDVNPKAVEAVNAGIEPFPGEADLQEKLSVLVPAGRLRATTDYAEAIPGADAVVLVVPLFVDDATWEPDFAWMDAATRSLAEHLTPGTLVSYETTLPVGTTRGRWKPMLEEGSGLTEGTDFHLVFSPERVLTGRVFADLRKYPKLIGGLSEAGAERAREFYEAVLQFDERDDLPRPNGVWDLGSAEASEMAKLAETTYRDVNIGLANQFGLFAAEHGIDVYQVIEACNSQPYSHIHRPGIAVGGHCIPVYPRLYLSTDPGADIVRTARLLNASMPERLVNQAAGILGSLEGTRAVVLGAAYRGGVKETAFSGVFPTVEALKARGAQVRVHDPLYSDDELRSLGFEPYALGDEVDLAVLQTDHADYRSIGPAQLPGIRLIVDGRNATDAATWAGTPRIVVGAA; translated from the coding sequence ATGCGCATCGCCGTCGTGGCCCTCGGAAAGATCGGCCTTCCCCTCGCCGTCCAGTTCGCCGACTCCGGTCACGACGTGATCGGCGTCGACGTCAACCCGAAGGCCGTCGAAGCCGTCAACGCCGGCATCGAGCCGTTCCCCGGTGAGGCCGACCTGCAGGAGAAGCTCTCCGTCCTCGTCCCGGCCGGGCGCCTGCGCGCCACCACCGATTACGCCGAGGCGATCCCGGGCGCCGACGCCGTCGTGCTCGTGGTCCCGCTGTTCGTCGACGACGCCACGTGGGAGCCCGACTTCGCGTGGATGGATGCCGCGACCCGTTCGCTGGCGGAGCACCTGACTCCCGGCACGCTCGTCTCGTACGAGACGACGCTCCCCGTCGGCACCACACGCGGTCGCTGGAAGCCGATGCTCGAAGAGGGCTCGGGACTCACCGAGGGCACCGACTTCCACCTGGTGTTCTCCCCGGAGCGCGTGCTCACGGGCCGCGTGTTCGCCGACCTGCGCAAGTACCCGAAGCTGATCGGCGGGCTCTCCGAGGCCGGCGCGGAGCGCGCGCGGGAGTTCTACGAGGCCGTGCTCCAGTTCGACGAGCGCGACGACCTGCCCCGCCCGAACGGCGTGTGGGACCTCGGCAGCGCCGAGGCATCCGAGATGGCCAAGCTCGCAGAGACGACCTACCGAGACGTGAACATAGGCCTCGCGAACCAGTTCGGGCTGTTCGCCGCCGAGCACGGCATCGACGTCTACCAGGTCATCGAGGCATGCAACTCGCAGCCCTACAGCCACATCCACCGCCCGGGCATCGCGGTCGGCGGCCACTGCATCCCGGTCTACCCGCGGCTGTACCTGTCGACCGATCCCGGCGCCGACATCGTCCGCACGGCGCGGCTCCTCAACGCCTCGATGCCGGAACGCCTCGTGAACCAGGCCGCCGGCATCCTGGGCTCGCTCGAGGGCACACGCGCCGTCGTGCTGGGCGCCGCCTATCGGGGCGGCGTCAAGGAGACGGCGTTCTCCGGTGTCTTCCCCACGGTCGAGGCCCTCAAGGCACGCGGCGCCCAGGTGCGCGTGCACGACCCTCTCTACTCCGACGACGAGCTCCGCTCGCTCGGATTCGAGCCCTATGCTCTCGGCGACGAGGTCGATCTGGCTGTTCTGCAGACCGACCACGCGGACTACCGGTCGATCGGCCCGGCCCAGCTCCCGGGCATCCGCCTGATCGTGGACGGTCGCAATGCGACGGATGCCGCGACCTGGGCCGGCACGCCGCGCATCGTCGTCGGCGCCGCCTGA
- a CDS encoding glycosyltransferase family 2 protein — protein MLLTIGIPTYNRAEDVLSTVRDILAHADSDLVDIVVIDDGGSDGTFGRLMEDAEIARRVRVLRNDANLGYARTFARLFRECETEYLMLMADDDRVMMQSVRPLLDYLDRERPAFVSPQFIRESRVYRGRTTTAIVEPTDFLRASAHAPGLIYRVEDCGPGLDELLERAEAQEVDALVYPQVHVVMRLLLAERPCAWLALPTVVEGAYRPSGIRDAEGGAYWSLESRWKQLKSYDALLSRYVEEDTTGRAQEMLAAQRARTFHMIASAIRIEDPVLGDAFDDGARKRYERRPVSRIGNLPIVKWAARRTSRLRRR, from the coding sequence GTGCTGCTCACCATCGGTATACCGACATACAACCGCGCAGAAGACGTCTTGAGCACGGTTCGCGACATCTTGGCCCACGCGGATTCCGACCTGGTGGACATCGTCGTGATCGACGACGGCGGCAGCGACGGCACATTCGGCAGGCTCATGGAGGACGCCGAGATCGCGCGCAGAGTCCGCGTGCTCAGGAACGACGCGAATCTCGGCTATGCCCGCACCTTCGCGCGACTCTTCCGTGAGTGCGAGACGGAGTATCTGATGCTGATGGCCGATGACGACCGGGTCATGATGCAGAGCGTGCGGCCGCTGCTGGACTACTTGGACCGTGAGCGACCCGCATTCGTCTCGCCTCAATTCATCAGGGAATCACGTGTCTACCGCGGTCGAACCACGACGGCGATCGTCGAACCGACCGACTTCCTCCGGGCCTCCGCCCATGCGCCGGGCCTGATCTACCGGGTCGAGGACTGCGGGCCCGGTCTGGACGAGCTCCTCGAGCGCGCCGAGGCGCAAGAGGTCGACGCGCTGGTGTATCCCCAGGTCCATGTCGTCATGCGTCTTCTGCTGGCCGAGCGCCCCTGCGCGTGGCTTGCGCTGCCGACCGTGGTCGAGGGCGCGTACAGGCCTTCGGGCATCCGGGACGCCGAAGGCGGCGCCTACTGGTCGCTGGAGTCGCGCTGGAAGCAGCTGAAGTCGTACGACGCCCTGCTCTCCCGGTACGTCGAGGAGGATACGACGGGTCGGGCCCAGGAGATGCTCGCAGCCCAGCGGGCCCGCACATTCCACATGATCGCCAGCGCGATCCGCATCGAGGATCCTGTTCTGGGGGATGCGTTCGACGACGGAGCGCGGAAGCGCTACGAACGGCGGCCGGTGAGCCGGATCGGCAACCTGCCGATCGTCAAGTGGGCGGCACGCCGGACCAGCAGGCTCCGGCGACGGTAG
- the rfbB gene encoding dTDP-glucose 4,6-dehydratase has product MAHILVTGGAGFIGSNFVHHLVGRTEHRVTVLDALTYAGNLASLAGLPAERVTFVKGDISDAALVDRLVSETDAVVHFAAESHNDNSLHDPRPFLQTNIVGTFTLLEAVRRHDRRFHHISTDEVYGDLELDDPRRFTESTPYNPSSPYSATKAGSDMLVRAWVRSFGIQATISNCSNNYGPYQHVEKFIPRQITNVLRGQRPKLYGRGENVRDWIHTEDHSSAVLTILENGVIGETYLIGADGERSNMDVVGLILRLLGEPADAYDHVVDRAGHDLRYAIDSSKLRTELGWAPAFGDFESGLAATIEWYRENESWWAPAKDAAERFYASKGQ; this is encoded by the coding sequence ATGGCACACATCCTCGTCACCGGCGGCGCCGGATTCATCGGCTCGAACTTCGTCCACCACCTCGTGGGCCGGACCGAGCATCGCGTCACCGTCCTGGACGCGCTCACCTACGCCGGGAATCTCGCGTCACTCGCCGGACTCCCTGCGGAACGGGTGACCTTTGTGAAGGGCGACATCTCCGACGCCGCGCTCGTCGACCGGCTCGTCTCGGAGACCGATGCCGTGGTCCACTTCGCCGCGGAGTCTCACAACGACAACTCCCTCCACGACCCGCGTCCGTTCCTCCAGACCAACATCGTCGGCACCTTCACACTCCTGGAGGCGGTCCGGCGGCACGACAGGCGCTTCCACCACATCTCGACCGACGAGGTGTACGGCGACCTGGAGCTCGACGATCCGCGCCGATTCACCGAGTCCACGCCGTACAACCCCTCGTCGCCCTACTCTGCGACGAAGGCGGGAAGCGACATGCTCGTGCGCGCCTGGGTTCGATCGTTCGGCATCCAGGCGACGATCTCGAACTGCTCGAACAATTACGGGCCGTATCAGCATGTCGAGAAGTTCATCCCCCGGCAGATCACGAACGTCCTCCGCGGTCAGCGGCCGAAGCTCTACGGCCGCGGCGAGAACGTCCGGGACTGGATACACACGGAGGACCACTCCTCGGCCGTGCTGACGATCCTCGAGAACGGGGTCATCGGCGAGACATATCTGATCGGCGCGGACGGCGAGCGAAGCAACATGGACGTCGTCGGACTCATCCTCCGGCTCCTCGGCGAGCCGGCTGACGCGTACGACCACGTGGTCGATCGAGCCGGCCACGATCTGCGGTACGCCATCGATTCGTCCAAGCTCCGCACGGAGCTGGGCTGGGCGCCCGCCTTCGGCGATTTCGAGTCCGGTCTCGCCGCGACCATCGAGTGGTACCGCGAGAACGAGAGCTGGTGGGCGCCGGCGAAGGATGCCGCCGAGAGGTTCTACGCCTCGAAGGGGCAATGA